One part of the Flavobacterium johnsoniae UW101 genome encodes these proteins:
- a CDS encoding rhodanese-like domain-containing protein — MKNNKIKNSITALILLFAITAFSQNKSSNTVSLDIFYSKIQAEKKPQIIDARGPEEFALNHINGAVNFNLESKNYAEQVAKLDKSKPVFTYSIGAGRSVWLADELLKNGFKEAYSLEGGIANWIGNGKPFYASSKSKLTLTEYTKIVADNKTVLVDIGSKYCSACTKVKPVLETIKTQYGENLKIVEIDLETSPQVIADLKTIKVFPTLILYQNGKIVFKKDGFNDLKKDVDVALASK; from the coding sequence ATGAAAAATAATAAAATCAAAAACAGCATTACAGCCTTGATTCTGCTTTTTGCAATCACAGCATTTTCGCAGAATAAAAGCTCCAATACCGTTTCGCTTGATATTTTCTACAGCAAAATTCAGGCAGAAAAAAAGCCTCAGATAATTGATGCACGAGGTCCCGAAGAATTTGCTTTAAACCATATTAACGGCGCAGTAAACTTCAATTTAGAATCAAAAAATTATGCCGAACAAGTTGCAAAACTAGACAAATCAAAACCTGTTTTCACCTACTCCATTGGAGCAGGAAGAAGCGTTTGGCTCGCCGATGAATTATTAAAAAACGGTTTTAAAGAAGCTTATAGTCTGGAAGGCGGTATTGCCAACTGGATTGGAAACGGAAAACCCTTTTATGCCAGTTCCAAAAGCAAATTAACTCTTACGGAATACACTAAAATCGTTGCTGACAACAAAACTGTTTTGGTCGACATTGGATCGAAATACTGCAGCGCATGCACAAAAGTAAAGCCCGTTTTAGAAACGATCAAAACACAATACGGCGAGAATTTAAAAATCGTAGAAATTGATCTCGAAACCAGTCCGCAGGTAATTGCCGACTTAAAAACGATTAAAGTTTTTCCAACTCTGATATTATATCAAAATGGCAAAATTGTTTTCAAAAAAGACGGCTTCAACGATTTAAAAAAAGATGTTGATGTGGCTTTGGCTTCTAAATAA
- a CDS encoding sulfatase-like hydrolase/transferase, giving the protein MAVYKKITKIVISILIVLLILAAFLFWPINTDGTLIQPDQKLAEGKAAFLSQKDTSAASEKKPNIIILLADDLGKYDISLYGGKSTPTPQIDSLAASGVTFTDGYVSSSICSPSRAGLLTGRYQERFGHEYQPGDRYPKNNLEYYAFKYLLNTNSWRLNPKIEYPNDASIATQGLPKSEITFADLAKKQGYSTAIIGKWHLGHTKGFFPLDRGFDYHYGFYQAFSLFAPEDNNPDIINHHHTDFTDKTIWGNGRVGTGQIRRDSTIIDEKKYLTEKFAEEAEAFIDKNKNKPFLLYVPFNAPHTPFQVRKKYYDRFPNVKDENKRVYFAMISALDDAIGLIRAKVKKEGLEENTLIFFASDNGGADYTYATTNAPLKGGKFSHFEGGVNVPFALSWKGKIKPHTIYKTPVSSLDIFSTIAAVTHSGLPKDRVYDGVDLVDVVNNNKQAHQNLYWRSGDAKAIRSGDWKLIISGKTHETWLYNLAKDKSETTDLASKNPEKVKELQTALQNWEKGLIKPLWPNLTYYEFDFGKQKYFVDL; this is encoded by the coding sequence ATGGCAGTCTATAAAAAAATAACCAAAATTGTAATATCCATTTTAATAGTGCTTCTTATTCTGGCAGCATTTTTATTCTGGCCCATTAATACCGATGGAACGTTAATACAACCCGACCAAAAATTAGCCGAAGGAAAAGCAGCATTTCTTTCCCAGAAAGATACTTCTGCAGCTTCAGAAAAAAAGCCCAACATTATCATTCTCCTTGCCGATGATTTAGGCAAATATGATATTTCTTTATACGGGGGAAAATCAACGCCAACGCCACAAATTGATTCACTTGCTGCATCTGGCGTAACTTTTACAGACGGCTATGTTTCGTCTTCTATTTGTTCGCCTTCACGCGCAGGATTGTTAACCGGCCGTTATCAGGAACGTTTCGGACATGAATATCAGCCCGGAGACCGATATCCTAAAAACAACTTAGAATATTATGCTTTTAAGTATCTTCTCAATACAAACAGCTGGCGTTTAAATCCAAAAATTGAATATCCAAACGATGCCTCAATCGCTACTCAGGGACTTCCAAAATCTGAAATTACTTTTGCTGATTTAGCCAAAAAACAAGGTTATAGTACCGCCATTATCGGAAAATGGCATTTGGGACATACCAAAGGATTTTTTCCTTTAGACCGAGGCTTCGATTATCATTACGGCTTTTATCAGGCATTTTCACTTTTTGCGCCGGAAGATAATAATCCTGATATTATCAACCATCACCATACCGATTTTACCGATAAAACAATTTGGGGCAATGGCCGTGTAGGAACTGGACAAATCCGCCGAGACAGCACCATTATTGACGAAAAGAAATACCTGACTGAAAAATTTGCAGAAGAAGCCGAAGCTTTTATCGATAAAAACAAAAACAAACCGTTTTTGCTTTACGTTCCGTTTAATGCGCCGCACACGCCGTTTCAGGTTCGCAAAAAATATTACGATCGTTTCCCGAATGTAAAAGACGAAAACAAACGGGTTTATTTTGCCATGATCAGCGCACTTGATGACGCTATTGGACTAATAAGAGCCAAAGTTAAAAAAGAAGGTCTGGAAGAAAACACCTTAATTTTCTTCGCCAGCGACAACGGCGGTGCCGATTATACTTATGCGACAACAAACGCACCATTAAAAGGAGGCAAATTTTCTCATTTTGAAGGCGGTGTAAATGTTCCGTTTGCACTTTCGTGGAAAGGAAAAATCAAACCGCATACTATTTATAAAACACCTGTAAGTTCACTGGATATTTTCAGCACTATTGCAGCCGTTACACATTCAGGTTTGCCAAAAGACCGAGTTTACGACGGAGTCGATTTAGTAGATGTGGTCAATAACAATAAACAAGCACATCAAAATTTATACTGGCGTTCCGGCGATGCAAAAGCTATTAGAAGCGGTGACTGGAAATTAATCATCAGCGGTAAAACCCATGAAACCTGGTTATACAATTTAGCCAAAGACAAATCTGAAACTACGGATCTGGCTTCAAAAAATCCTGAAAAAGTAAAAGAATTACAAACTGCTTTACAAAACTGGGAAAAAGGATTAATTAAACCTTTATGGCCAAATCTAACTTATTACGAATTCGATTTTGGTAAACAAAAATACTTTGTTGATTTGTAA